From a single Solanum dulcamara chromosome 4, daSolDulc1.2, whole genome shotgun sequence genomic region:
- the LOC129884141 gene encoding uncharacterized protein LOC129884141 → MERLIDIVHVQDTSAPSLKEAIVNLLGQHSLSPSSVRGQCYDGASNIQGEINGLKMLISQESRSAHSIHCFAHQLQLTLVGVSKKCVEVEKLVVLVSNILNVLGSSFKHMDELRDSQKEIIKEALDMGEFTTGRGLNQQLGLSRACDTRWGSHYKSFNNFIIMFGSILDVLESLAFDARNLDERAKAMGHLEACRTYEVAFMLHLMRDVLGITNELNKCLQKKEQDIANVMLLVEVAKRRLQVLRDDEWDSLIAKVSTFCIQHDVLIPNFDEPYISSLRSRRKLDNYTISHHYRFEVFCNIIDWQLQELNNHFDEMTTDLLYGIACLNPINSFLSFDIKKVMKMAELYPDDFD, encoded by the coding sequence ATGGAGCGACTTATTGACATTGTTCATGTTCAAGATACTAGTGCTCCATCTCTAAAGGAGGCAATTGTTAATTtacttggtcaacattctttgagTCCATCAAGTGTGCGTGGACAATGTTATGATGGGGCAAGCAATATACAAGGTGAGATCAATGgccttaaaatgttgattagTCAAGAAAGTAGATCGGCTCATTCCATCCATTGTTTTGCTCATCAACTTCAACTAACTCTTGTTGGGGTCTCTAAAAAGTGTGTTGAAGTGGAAAAACTTGTAGTATTGgtctcaaatattttaaatgtattgGGATCATCTTTTAAACATATGGATGAATTACGTGattctcaaaaagaaataattaaagagGCATTAGATATGGGTGAATTTACAACCGGTAGGGGCTTGAATCAACAACTTGGTCTTTCAAGAGCTTGTGACACTCGTTGGGGATCTCATTATAAatcctttaataattttattattatgtttggcTCTATTCTTGATGTTCTTGAATCACTTGCTTTTGATGCACGAAATTTGGATGAAAGAGCTAAGGCAATGGGACATCTCGAAGCTTGTCGAACATATGAGGTTGCTTTCATGTTGCATTTGATGAGAGATGTTTTAGGAATTACAAATGAGCTTAATAAATGCTTACAAAAAAAGGAGCAAGATATTGCAAATGTCATGCTACTTGTTGAAGTAGCAAAGAGAAGGTTGCAAGTTTTAAGGGATGATGAATGGGACTCTCTTATTGCTAAGGTATCTACATTTTGTATCCAACATGATGTTTTGATACCTAACTTTGATGAGCCATATATTAGCTCTTTAAGATCACGACGAAAGCTTGATAACTATACAATCTCACATCATTATCGTTTTGAAGTGTTTTGCAATATTATTGATTggcaacttcaagaacttaataATCATTTTGATGAGATGACTACCGATTTGCTCTATGGAATTGCTTGCTTGAAtccaattaactcatttttaaGTTTTGACATCAAAAAAGTAATGAAAATGGCGGAATTATATCCAGATGACTTTGATTAA